In Bacteroidota bacterium, a single genomic region encodes these proteins:
- a CDS encoding response regulator transcription factor — translation MNVLIADDHVIIRRGLKFLLDSHFGKFTIYETESTQGILDLMTEKTISHLILDMQLQDGNVLEIFQVLRKKYPDVAILIYTMSPEDIFGKRMLHLGANGFLNKQSPEPEVLRALELFFNNKKYISPVLQDLIAQEQSKKGFSQNPFEQLSDRETEVLNYLLKGAGVKEIAEQLDLKANTVATFKARLFDKLGVSNLIDLQNLARVYRY, via the coding sequence ATGAATGTATTAATTGCTGATGATCATGTGATTATCCGAAGGGGACTAAAGTTCTTACTAGACTCCCATTTTGGAAAGTTTACAATTTATGAAACCGAGTCCACTCAAGGTATACTCGATTTAATGACCGAAAAAACAATCAGTCATTTAATTCTTGACATGCAATTGCAAGATGGAAACGTGCTTGAAATTTTTCAAGTGCTCCGAAAAAAATATCCGGATGTTGCCATACTTATTTATACAATGAGTCCTGAAGATATCTTTGGCAAAAGAATGCTTCATTTGGGGGCCAATGGCTTTTTAAACAAACAAAGCCCAGAGCCAGAGGTCTTAAGAGCTTTAGAGCTTTTTTTCAACAACAAAAAATACATAAGCCCTGTTTTACAAGATTTAATCGCACAAGAACAATCCAAAAAGGGATTCTCACAAAATCCTTTTGAACAATTATCTGACCGCGAAACCGAAGTATTAAATTATTTACTTAAGGGAGCAGGAGTAAAAGAAATTGCAGAACAGCTTGATTTAAAGGCCAATACAGTTGCTACTTTTAAGGCTCGCCTGTTCGACAAGCTGGGTGTTTCAAATTTAATTGACTTGCAAAATCTTGCAAGAGTTTATCGGTATTAG
- a CDS encoding PKD domain-containing protein, protein MKPITNHFKRIFICLSLAFAFSFIHLQQAFGQSPQTYSATGAWVCPAGVSTITVEAWGGGGAGGGNTTNADGGGGGGGGGYSKSTTVAVTSGTSYTVTVGTGGTGSTGNGGPGLDSWFSAATGVLTAKGGGGGFAPAGGNGGVGGAGGVLGTGTTRFVGGSGGTGINNNNGRGGPGGSSAGTAANGTSGPGTWSTITAAAAPTNGGKGGNGGDGTDGSPGSVPGGGGGGSDDGTRSGGDGADGRVIITWTCPAAYALTSAATATGPICPNGTSVVTLRSSSMATGTYTVTYSTTNPATSGNTATMSFTAGAPGTGSFTTIALPATSTITVTNLASGNASPNNCNSNTAVNNTATVTVTAPTTQATIGAFTATTAVGTTVNWTRGNGTGGVIVVARLTATGNVTPTGGVSYTANSVFGSGNTTGAGNFVVYNGTGTSVAVTGLAILTGYTFIVYEYNSGTLCYNTTGSSATVTTAAFTWTGGTSIDWATGSNWNTLTVPTASDNIIIGTGTFQPTISAAAVCNNITLNNTTTLIVNSTLGVSGNWTNNGSTVSGSGTVTLSGTCAIGGTATTSFPNLTCTGTISQGINTTVSGDFLQSAGTYNQNNGATAFSLIVTGGFTLSGSSSFFMQKTSTGLGATTTVNGAAGTTISGTATLKMDDGGAAVANVSIFQTTNYTASSTSNRLVDFGNNGTAKSNQFRISGNYVKTGTGACYTSGTPINGGFFFNGGGVTQTFSTSATVQPYTSFTVNSGSVLQLLTNLPLGANTNPVSIFTVNGKLDCGALAPAISGGAATGCAFVLASGGTLVTANVNGVVSGTTGSISTSVNTRTFNNAANYIFNGTANQNTAFATTTMNDLTITNTGAVNANKVTLTGAATVNGNLAIDNGVFDAAAIQIVGNATPAKTFTIASGATFRMSGGTTLNFPTLFTTSRCVFNAASTVEYYGATQTISGTPAYGNLTISTAGTKTAGAALTVAGDLRINTTATTIFAASTFTHNIAGNWINNGAFTAGTSTINFNGTSVISGASTNSFNNLTVTGTLSGPAAANINVAANWVNNGTFTHNSGTVTFNGTSVMSGSSTTSFNNLTIAAASSLTGPLNATMNVAGNWTNGNTFTSNGGTVNLNGGASQTIGGTASTTFNDLTLSNSFGAVLGAAQSIAGTLTLSSGRLNLSTFNLTLGAAAVAGTLNSSNMIIASGGGELRRTFTANGSYLYPVGDDVGTIEYSPITLAVTGGPYSNAYLAIKVTNTKHPNNQSTTNFLNRFWSITQAGVTSCAVIATATYTGIGADIAGTEASISGASLTGTFVQASNPWVKYSALGSNTLTTTSVSISAALTTVVSGITGANPSVSITGGGVTVCTGTNVNLGTSFTGDATATYSWSPATFLSSTTIANPVVTAPTATTIYTVTAKDGNGLSTTASTTITVNDNPTGALAGPDQTDINTCGLTTVTLAANTALVGMGSWTIQSGSGGSFIDATSPTTDFNGTAGTSYILRWTISNAPCADSFDEVSITFNQNPTAAAAGPDQISNLTCGLTSATLAANAPSIGTGAWSIQSGAGGSFSLASDPLATFSGTAGISYVLRWTISNAPCTDNFDEVTITFNQNPTAAAAGPDQIDNLTCGLTSVTLAANAPSVGTGAWSIQSGTGGSFSLASDPLATFSGTAGTSYVLRWTISNAPCTDSFDEVSITFNQNPTTAAAGPDQIDILTCGLTSVTLAANVPSDGIGAWSIQSGAGGSFSLDSDPSSTFSGTAGTSYVLRWTISNAPCADSFDEVTITFNQNPTGSVAGSNQTFCNGSFTTLAANAPSIGTGAWSIQSGPSTNVVQFSSVSDPAATFTPSGGIGTYVLVWTISNNPCTASSSSLNVLVTAGPWIGGVSDDWANPLNWCGGVPTAITNVVISNGAPNYPKIYSGAQAANSISISSGGSLIISGGSLASGPITTAGPVTIDAGATLNMAANQITGSGSVTINGTFGTSVADGFSGSATTGIATGISFTTGAASTIDYTSASSQTITAYDYANLSSSGGGDRLLDNSDNIGVSGDFTPGASNYDVSNSTVVFNGSALQTVPALLPDSKYYDIEIDNPAGAEMDADLNLIDALYLTDGAFTTTGFNFTLLSTATNTARIDVIAGGTIVGDVVMQRFIPAGRTNWSTIGMPVTNATLAQWQDDFATSGYTGSTYGPGIFNSVYTYDESIPGLVDNPNAYIQATNVTNTVDPKKGYYVWLDVSAVNIGSKTIDVKGEPLMGTQPLNPTFTASAGLIEDGWNLLNNPYCSAIDWDSPSWTKTNVDNAIYVYDRINDYYASYVGPIGMLPGVGTNGGTNIIASSQAFLIHANATSPVLTAEEDIKVGNNATFYKVGNTTATGILRLKLNALNGTYFDETVLRAGDGATSNFDADYDARKLISFNAAASNISSKLLGVEYAINSVDELSSNFDLPIRVKVNTAGTHTISFVGLQNFANVSCLTFEDKLTNTTVDLHLDSSYTFASAIDTASSYERFTLHFGIDALFASMIPSTNAVSLPGNTTVNFTNTSTGASTYSWDFGDGSPIETTENPSHTFSAVGTYNVSLTVSNNAGCSAPQTSTVQIVVDDVTGVNAVAAAESVTLTKNEQGLLANYNFKNATKIKVNVYDALGKQVGITQTIVAQNAGKSRIEMPELAKGIYTIELVFDAKKVSRKMEW, encoded by the coding sequence ATGAAACCAATAACCAACCATTTTAAAAGGATTTTTATTTGCTTAAGTTTAGCTTTTGCTTTTTCATTTATCCACTTGCAACAAGCATTTGGCCAGTCACCACAAACCTATTCGGCTACCGGAGCATGGGTTTGCCCTGCGGGGGTATCCACTATAACGGTTGAAGCTTGGGGTGGCGGTGGAGCTGGTGGGGGAAATACAACTAATGCTGATGGCGGCGGCGGCGGCGGCGGCGGCGGGTATAGTAAATCTACAACAGTTGCAGTTACTTCAGGAACTTCTTATACTGTTACAGTGGGCACGGGTGGTACCGGCAGCACTGGCAATGGAGGTCCTGGACTTGACTCCTGGTTTAGTGCAGCCACAGGAGTGTTAACAGCAAAAGGCGGAGGAGGAGGTTTTGCTCCGGCAGGTGGCAATGGAGGAGTTGGTGGCGCTGGAGGAGTTTTGGGAACAGGAACAACACGATTTGTGGGAGGATCAGGCGGAACGGGGATAAATAACAACAACGGAAGAGGAGGACCAGGAGGATCTTCTGCCGGCACTGCCGCGAATGGAACCTCAGGACCAGGTACCTGGTCAACAATAACCGCTGCTGCGGCTCCAACCAATGGAGGAAAAGGTGGTAATGGGGGTGATGGCACAGATGGCAGTCCCGGTTCGGTGCCCGGTGGTGGTGGTGGTGGTAGCGATGATGGCACTCGATCTGGCGGCGATGGAGCCGACGGCCGAGTAATAATTACCTGGACCTGCCCGGCAGCTTATGCGCTTACTTCAGCAGCAACAGCTACAGGTCCAATTTGCCCCAACGGAACATCGGTTGTTACACTGCGCTCCTCATCAATGGCAACCGGCACGTACACAGTAACGTATAGCACCACCAACCCTGCAACTTCAGGCAACACAGCAACCATGTCGTTTACAGCTGGAGCTCCTGGAACAGGAAGCTTTACAACTATAGCACTTCCTGCAACATCCACTATAACCGTAACAAATTTGGCTTCTGGAAATGCATCTCCTAATAATTGTAATTCCAATACTGCTGTTAACAATACTGCAACAGTAACGGTTACAGCCCCAACCACCCAAGCAACTATCGGCGCATTTACTGCCACAACTGCTGTTGGAACAACTGTAAACTGGACGCGTGGAAATGGAACAGGAGGAGTTATTGTTGTGGCAAGGTTAACCGCAACAGGAAATGTTACACCAACCGGTGGAGTAAGCTACACCGCCAATAGCGTATTTGGTTCGGGTAACACTACAGGTGCAGGTAATTTTGTGGTGTACAATGGCACTGGAACCTCGGTAGCAGTGACTGGATTGGCTATTTTAACCGGATACACATTTATTGTGTACGAATACAATAGTGGAACACTGTGCTATAACACTACCGGCTCATCTGCTACTGTTACAACTGCAGCCTTTACTTGGACCGGAGGAACCAGCATAGACTGGGCAACTGGATCAAACTGGAACACCTTAACAGTGCCTACCGCCTCCGATAATATTATTATTGGTACAGGTACTTTTCAACCAACCATAAGTGCAGCGGCAGTTTGTAATAACATTACTCTAAACAACACTACCACCCTTATTGTGAATAGTACTTTGGGAGTAAGTGGCAATTGGACAAACAATGGGTCAACAGTATCTGGCTCTGGTACAGTTACCTTAAGTGGAACCTGTGCCATTGGTGGAACAGCAACTACGAGCTTTCCCAACCTAACATGTACAGGTACAATTAGTCAAGGAATTAACACAACAGTGAGTGGAGATTTTCTTCAAAGCGCAGGTACCTATAACCAAAATAATGGTGCTACAGCATTCAGTTTAATTGTTACAGGAGGCTTTACACTTTCGGGAAGTAGTTCATTTTTTATGCAAAAAACGAGTACTGGACTTGGTGCAACAACAACTGTAAACGGAGCTGCCGGCACAACAATTAGCGGAACGGCCACATTGAAGATGGATGACGGGGGCGCTGCTGTTGCCAATGTGTCAATTTTTCAAACAACCAACTATACTGCATCGAGTACCTCAAACAGATTGGTCGACTTCGGTAATAATGGTACTGCAAAAAGCAACCAGTTTCGGATTTCGGGCAATTATGTTAAAACCGGAACTGGAGCTTGTTATACATCAGGAACACCAATTAATGGAGGGTTTTTCTTTAATGGGGGGGGCGTTACTCAAACTTTTTCTACCTCAGCAACTGTTCAGCCATATACTTCTTTTACTGTTAATAGTGGCTCTGTTCTACAACTCTTAACAAATTTGCCTTTGGGCGCGAATACCAATCCGGTTTCAATCTTTACAGTAAACGGAAAATTGGATTGCGGAGCTTTGGCTCCTGCAATTTCTGGTGGTGCTGCTACCGGATGTGCCTTTGTGCTTGCATCGGGTGGAACCTTGGTTACAGCCAACGTAAATGGTGTTGTTTCTGGGACCACCGGTAGCATTTCTACCTCTGTTAATACTAGAACATTTAACAACGCAGCAAATTACATCTTTAATGGAACGGCAAATCAAAACACAGCTTTTGCTACCACCACAATGAATGACCTTACAATAACCAATACAGGGGCTGTTAACGCAAATAAGGTTACACTTACCGGAGCAGCTACAGTAAACGGAAACCTTGCAATCGACAACGGTGTGTTTGATGCGGCAGCAATTCAAATAGTGGGAAATGCCACTCCGGCAAAAACATTTACAATAGCCAGTGGAGCCACTTTTAGAATGTCGGGCGGAACTACTTTAAACTTTCCAACCTTGTTTACTACTTCGCGTTGTGTTTTTAATGCAGCAAGCACGGTTGAGTATTACGGGGCAACTCAAACAATTAGTGGCACCCCCGCTTACGGAAACTTAACCATTAGCACAGCAGGAACAAAAACAGCCGGCGCGGCATTAACCGTTGCCGGCGATTTAAGGATAAATACCACAGCAACAACCATTTTTGCAGCAAGTACCTTTACACACAACATTGCAGGAAACTGGATTAATAACGGAGCTTTCACAGCAGGAACATCCACCATCAACTTTAATGGCACAAGTGTGATAAGCGGAGCATCCACCAACTCTTTTAATAACCTCACGGTTACCGGAACCCTAAGCGGCCCTGCTGCAGCCAACATAAATGTTGCAGCAAACTGGGTAAACAATGGCACCTTTACCCACAACTCCGGTACAGTAACATTTAACGGAACAAGTGTAATGAGTGGATCCTCCACCACCTCCTTCAATAATTTAACCATTGCTGCCGCTTCTTCTCTAACCGGGCCGTTGAATGCCACTATGAATGTAGCAGGAAATTGGACCAATGGAAACACCTTTACAAGCAACGGCGGAACAGTAAACTTAAATGGGGGTGCTTCTCAAACCATTGGTGGTACTGCAAGTACAACGTTTAATGATTTAACTTTGAGCAATAGTTTTGGAGCTGTTTTAGGAGCTGCGCAAAGCATTGCAGGTACATTAACCTTAAGTTCGGGAAGGCTAAACCTTTCCACATTTAATTTAACTTTGGGAGCAGCTGCGGTTGCAGGAACACTAAATTCTTCCAACATGATTATTGCGAGTGGAGGGGGAGAGTTAAGAAGAACGTTTACCGCCAACGGTTCCTATCTGTATCCGGTTGGAGACGATGTGGGCACCATCGAATACTCTCCTATTACACTCGCTGTTACAGGAGGCCCTTACAGCAATGCCTACCTTGCAATAAAAGTTACCAACACCAAACATCCTAACAACCAAAGTACAACCAATTTTTTAAACCGATTTTGGAGCATTACTCAAGCAGGTGTTACCTCTTGTGCTGTAATTGCAACAGCTACTTACACAGGTATCGGGGCCGATATCGCTGGTACTGAAGCAAGTATTTCGGGGGCAAGTTTAACAGGAACCTTTGTGCAAGCAAGTAACCCTTGGGTGAAGTACAGTGCTTTGGGAAGCAACACGCTCACCACAACAAGCGTTTCTATTTCGGCAGCATTAACCACAGTAGTTAGCGGAATTACAGGTGCCAACCCAAGTGTTAGCATAACAGGGGGAGGAGTTACGGTTTGCACCGGAACAAATGTAAATCTTGGAACTTCCTTTACCGGCGACGCAACTGCAACTTATAGCTGGAGTCCGGCAACCTTTTTAAGTAGCACAACAATTGCCAATCCGGTTGTTACAGCACCTACCGCAACAACCATATATACAGTAACTGCAAAAGATGGCAATGGGCTTAGCACTACCGCATCCACAACAATTACTGTAAACGATAATCCAACGGGTGCTTTAGCTGGTCCCGACCAAACAGATATCAACACCTGTGGATTAACAACAGTAACCTTGGCAGCCAATACAGCATTAGTAGGAATGGGTTCATGGACCATCCAATCAGGATCCGGTGGATCTTTTATTGATGCGACCTCTCCAACAACGGATTTTAATGGAACAGCAGGAACAAGTTATATATTGCGTTGGACCATTTCAAACGCTCCTTGCGCCGATAGTTTTGATGAAGTATCCATTACTTTTAACCAAAACCCAACTGCTGCAGCCGCAGGCCCCGATCAAATTAGTAATTTAACATGTGGCTTAACCAGTGCAACCTTAGCGGCAAATGCTCCTTCCATAGGAACGGGAGCTTGGAGCATACAATCGGGAGCAGGCGGATCGTTTAGTTTGGCATCAGATCCCTTGGCAACTTTTAGCGGAACAGCTGGAATAAGCTATGTGTTGCGTTGGACTATTTCTAATGCACCTTGTACTGATAATTTTGATGAAGTAACCATTACATTTAATCAAAACCCAACAGCTGCAGCCGCAGGCCCTGATCAAATAGATAACTTAACTTGTGGACTAACCAGCGTAACTTTAGCGGCAAATGCTCCTTCGGTTGGAACGGGAGCATGGAGCATACAATCGGGAACTGGCGGATCGTTTAGTTTGGCATCAGATCCCTTAGCAACTTTTAGCGGAACAGCAGGAACAAGTTATGTTTTGCGTTGGACTATTTCTAATGCACCATGTACAGATAGTTTTGATGAAGTAAGCATTACCTTTAACCAAAACCCAACTACTGCTGCTGCTGGCCCCGATCAAATAGATATTTTAACTTGTGGACTAACCAGTGTAACCTTAGCGGCAAACGTTCCTTCTGATGGTATTGGAGCATGGAGTATACAATCGGGAGCTGGTGGATCGTTTAGTTTGGATTCTGATCCCTCATCAACTTTTAGCGGTACAGCAGGAACAAGCTATGTGTTGCGCTGGACTATTTCTAACGCTCCTTGTGCGGATAGTTTTGATGAGGTTACTATTACCTTTAACCAAAATCCTACTGGTTCTGTCGCCGGAAGCAATCAAACTTTTTGCAACGGCAGTTTTACAACTCTTGCGGCCAATGCACCCTCTATAGGTACAGGAGCTTGGTCAATTCAAAGTGGTCCAAGCACAAACGTTGTGCAATTTAGCAGTGTTTCCGATCCTGCGGCTACCTTTACTCCTTCAGGAGGGATTGGAACCTATGTTTTGGTATGGACCATCTCCAACAACCCATGCACCGCATCCAGCTCCAGCTTAAACGTTTTGGTTACCGCAGGCCCATGGATTGGAGGCGTGAGCGACGATTGGGCTAACCCACTCAATTGGTGTGGAGGGGTTCCAACAGCTATAACCAATGTTGTTATTTCTAACGGAGCACCAAACTATCCAAAGATATACAGTGGAGCGCAAGCTGCAAATTCTATATCAATAAGCTCCGGAGGTTCATTAATTATCTCGGGAGGAAGTTTAGCAAGCGGGCCAATTACAACTGCAGGACCAGTTACAATTGATGCAGGAGCAACTTTAAATATGGCAGCGAATCAAATAACCGGTTCAGGAAGTGTAACAATTAACGGTACATTCGGAACAAGTGTTGCCGATGGATTTTCGGGCAGTGCCACAACAGGTATAGCCACAGGAATTTCATTTACAACGGGTGCTGCTTCTACTATCGATTATACTTCGGCATCGAGTCAAACAATTACCGCTTATGACTATGCCAACTTAAGCAGCTCTGGCGGCGGAGATAGGCTTTTAGATAATTCCGACAACATTGGGGTTTCAGGTGATTTTACTCCCGGAGCCAGCAATTACGATGTAAGCAACAGTACCGTTGTGTTTAATGGATCGGCATTACAAACAGTTCCCGCCTTGCTGCCAGACTCGAAATACTACGATATTGAAATTGACAATCCTGCAGGAGCAGAGATGGATGCAGATCTTAATTTAATAGATGCACTTTATTTAACTGATGGTGCATTTACAACAACCGGCTTTAACTTTACCTTGCTTTCTACCGCAACAAACACAGCCAGAATTGATGTTATTGCCGGAGGAACGATTGTGGGAGATGTTGTCATGCAGCGTTTTATCCCTGCTGGAAGAACTAACTGGTCAACCATAGGCATGCCGGTAACCAATGCTACCCTTGCTCAATGGCAAGACGATTTTGCCACTTCGGGCTATACCGGTTCGACCTATGGACCAGGTATTTTCAACTCTGTTTATACTTATGACGAATCAATACCGGGCCTTGTTGACAATCCGAATGCCTATATTCAGGCAACCAATGTTACAAATACCGTTGATCCTAAAAAGGGTTATTATGTGTGGTTAGATGTAAGTGCCGTAAACATAGGCAGTAAAACGATAGATGTAAAAGGTGAACCACTCATGGGAACGCAGCCTCTGAATCCCACCTTCACTGCTTCAGCCGGGCTTATTGAGGATGGATGGAACTTATTAAACAATCCTTATTGTTCAGCGATAGATTGGGACTCTCCATCTTGGACGAAAACAAACGTGGACAACGCCATTTATGTGTATGATAGAATCAACGACTATTATGCAAGTTATGTGGGTCCAATTGGGATGCTTCCGGGAGTTGGAACAAACGGTGGAACCAATATCATTGCCTCATCACAAGCCTTTTTAATACACGCGAATGCAACAAGTCCGGTATTAACTGCCGAAGAAGATATCAAGGTGGGTAACAATGCAACCTTTTATAAAGTAGGCAACACAACAGCTACTGGTATATTGCGTTTGAAATTAAATGCGCTAAACGGAACCTATTTTGATGAAACAGTGCTAAGGGCGGGTGATGGAGCTACAAGTAATTTTGATGCAGATTATGATGCACGTAAGCTCATAAGCTTTAATGCGGCAGCGTCAAACATCTCATCCAAATTGTTGGGCGTGGAATATGCAATTAATTCCGTGGATGAATTGAGCAGCAACTTTGATTTACCAATACGTGTAAAGGTAAATACTGCAGGAACTCATACCATTAGCTTTGTTGGGCTGCAAAATTTTGCAAATGTAAGCTGTCTTACCTTTGAAGATAAATTAACCAACACAACTGTTGATTTGCATTTGGACAGCAGTTATACTTTTGCTTCAGCAATTGATACAGCTTCAAGTTACGAAAGGTTCACTTTGCATTTTGGTATAGATGCGCTTTTCGCATCCATGATACCAAGTACCAATGCTGTTAGCTTACCCGGCAACACCACTGTGAACTTTACGAATACCAGCACCGGAGCAAGCACCTATTCTTGGGATTTCGGAGATGGAAGCCCGATAGAAACAACTGAAAACCCTAGCCATACTTTTAGTGCAGTTGGAACCTATAATGTAAGTCTTACAGTTAGCAACAATGCCGGTTGCAGCGCACCACAAACCAGTACGGTTCAAATTGTGGTAGATGATGTAACAGGGGTAAATGCTGTTGCTGCAGCCGAAAGTGTAACCCTAACAAAAAATGAACAAGGACTACTCGCGAATTATAACTTTAAAAATGCTACAAAAATTAAAGTGAATGTGTATGATGCCCTTGGAAAACAAGTTGGAATTACTCAAACTATTGTGGCGCAAAACGCAGGAAAATCAAGAATAGAAATGCCTGAATTAGCCAAAGGAATATATACTATTGAGTTGGTTTTTGACGCTAAAAAAGTTAGCCGAAAAATGGAGTGGTAA